aaaataaggatagtTACCATTTACTGAGGGTTGTGTGCCAAACAGTGTTCTGtttgtggattctttttttttttaagtaaacataTCCTCAAGACTTTATTGtcacataataaaacaaaatctgaagCTTAAAACTGAATAATTTGACCTTTTCTCTTATCTCCTCCCAGGTCAAAATGCTTATATCTCAATAGTCAGCATTCTCTTAGATCTGCATGCAGTTGGGCTCAATGCATTTAAGCCTCAGCGCAACCTTTGTAGTTTTAGCCTTTTTGTGGAAAATTGACTTAGTCTGCCCACCATTGCCATTCTGCTTCTTGTCATAATGTTGCTTTCCCTGTGCATACAGAGGCTCCTTGCCCTTCTTCTTCTGTTACTTTGTGGGGTTGATGCTTGCCACAATTCTTACCGAAAGTCCGGTGGATTTTAGGAACATTCACCATGTTGTGAGAATGTTATTGGTACATAGAATGTTTGTTGATTCTTATGTGATCTTAATAACAACCCATATAAATTGATACTCTATCGTCACTTTATATATGTGGAAAGTGAGgcatttgtttagattttatagTTTAGTAAGTGGAAGAGGCAGGATTATAaccagggtatttttttttaagtgagagagagaaagagagacaggaaggggagagagatgagaagcatcaactcatagttgcagcaccttcgttgttcattgattgcttcttatattgCGTCCCAGGttgactgacgctctatccactgtgccaccaccagtcaggcaacaaCCAGGTTTCCTAACTGGATTTCTATGCTGCCTTTATAGGTGCTCTTTTCttgctctagatcagtggtagtcaacctggtccctaccgccccctagtgtgcgttccagctttcatggtgggcagtagtagagcaaccaaagtataaataaaaagatagatttaactatagtaagttgttttataaagatttattctgccaaacttagcgaaaatcctacataaagtacttggtaagtaattattattatatgctttaacttgctgtaactctgctctataaattttataaagtaaagttacttccctactttataaatcaccattactgtggaaccggtgggcggttagaaaattttactactaacagagatacaaaagtgggtggtaggtataaaaggttgactacccctgctctagagtctcAAAAATACAACATAAGACGATATTTATTATTAAGCACTTTGGATTGCTatcagaaatgtaaataaatataaatataaatacgcTTCTTGAGAGACATGAGTATTTCATATTTACATTTCATTAATTGAAGAGTGCAATATGCTGAGAAGttaaaaaactaatataaatgTCAAGCTTATACTTtataattcagatttttttttcttttttccttgaaatTAATAAGCGACCCTACTGCTTCTCATTATAACTCATATTATTTGGAGAGTAGACTGAATCCTGAATCGTTAAATAGGTCATTCTCTCAGGTGTTATGAGAATTAATTCCTGTTAGCTAAAATGTATAAGTCCTTGAACTCTTCAGAGGAATAAAGGCCACATTATTGTCAAGTAACAAGAAGTGGGTCATTCCATTTGCAATGAATTTTCAAAAATGTAGCCAGGTTAGCTTTATCTATAGAATCTATGCCAGTTGTTCCAAGATTTTTTCATCTATTAAAGCTGCTTTATACTTTgcgtatttaatttttttaagtgaaaagaggggagatagactcctacatgtgccctgaccaggacctacctggcaaaccccacctggggccaatgctcagaccaaccaagttgtccttagcacctggggccagtgctcagaccaaccaagctatccttagcacccgggtCTAGTTGAGccgctggctgtgagagggaaagagagagagaagtgggagtgggaggagatgagaagcagatggtcacttctcatgtgtgccctgacaagggattgaacctgggacgtctgcatgctgggccgacactctatgcactgagtTAGCCTGCTAGAGCGAAgctgctttttacttaaaaaatgtgGTAAATTAGAAACCAAGTCCTAACTTCAGGTTGTCATGCACACCCCAGTCCAGTGCATTTAGCATTGTCTAATATAGCTCTTGGAtatctgctctctcttttttttttgtattttttctgaagtgagaagctggcaggcagagacggactcctgcatgcgcccgactgggattcacccagcacgcccgctagggggtgatgctctgcccatctggggcattgctctgttgcaaccggagccattctagtgcctgagacagaggccatggaggtatcctcagtgcctgggcctgctccaatggagccttgctgcgggaggagaagagagagatagagagaaagcagagggggaagaatggagaagcagatggatgcttttcctgtgtgccttggccaggaatcaaacctgggacttctgcacacagggttaacgctctactgctgagccaactggccagggcctctgctctgtCAACTAAATAACTTCTGGAGCTGAGagagttttaaaaagtgttttaaaaaagtcTTACAGTTACCCTGATCTCAGTAAAACATGCTACTTTTGCATTCTTTGCAATAAAGAAAATTGGTTGATATAAAGGTATAGAGCACGAGCACTTATTTTCGTTTGCCTTCTGTCTTTTTGATAGGTCCGAGCTGCTAACCTTAGTGGAGACTGCTCACttgtaaatgaaatatttaggttACGTTTTGGATTAAAGCAACACTATCAGGTAACTAACATGAAATCACTTACCTTTAAAAGTGCTAAGAGTGGAGATAATGAAGAAATGAGAAGTACATTTGGTATTTGGAATTTTGAAGAACTAGTTGTGTGAAAAGAATACAAACTGTACAGCATTTACGCCAAATAGATGGAATTTAGTTCTGTTTTATAGTTTGGGGCAAGCTGTGTGACAGAGAATTTAATAGTGATGAGAAGTATTAAGATCTCCTCGGGATACCTTTGGATAGGGGTAGATAAGGAATGGAAGTGAAATCACAGCCTGTCTTTTATCCTTGCAGTCCTggacttacattttaaaactacCACAGTATTTTCAAGacaaaaaagtaatacctttcaGAAGAGACTACACTGCAGCACAGGTTATGGCTGGATATTAGTGCACCTTAAAGGTGTATGATGTCATAGCAAAGTTTTGGATTGTACAGATTTGATTATGATGAACTGAGCTGAGAGAGActttgtaaacaaaacaaaacaaaacaaagccaataacaaaaaccaaagagaaaactAGAGGCAAGATCATCCTGTTAGAAAGCTTTGCTGTCATGTCATACATCTAGCTGCTGTAGATGGACACAGAAGAGAGTATAGAACCAATGGACTGATAATGACTGTGAGCAGATCTGCCAACAGCAACCAAGGGGCTCTGTGTCCACATGGCGGAGAAATGCTGGTCACAGATTTTCTATGAGAGGAGATGGCTGTGCCCGTTTGTGAGCGTTATAAGCATCAGGACAGCAGTTTCAACCAGATACAATAAGGATAGCTTTGGAACAACAGAAAGGCCCTTGGTTCTCTAGAGAAGACAGTGACTAAATCTGGGGTGGAGGGTAGAAAGTCAAAGTGAACTTAAGAGACACTGTGAAGGTAGTGAATGGGAGCTAGAAGAAAAGCCTGCTGCCTGCGGAGGGTGATGACTTAGATAAGACTTGTGCTTTCAGCCTGTGCTAAGTCAGCTTAGTGACACATGTTTTCTGTGCCCTTGAATCCTGCTTTTTTGGTAGATTCAGCTTGGGCTGCATTTCACTGAGCTGTTGCTCTGGCTCTCAGTGGGAAGGGCGGAAGTAGGGTTCACATCGGCACACCCAGAGAAGAGGGTAATGTGGTTAGAGCATATGATCCAGGGCACTGAGTTGTTGCCAAAGgagtgtctctcttttttttttaccttgggtagcagcagcagcaaacaAATACGACTAGGAACAGGATAGTAAGTATGTGGAGGTAGCGGAAGACTGATTGAGGGAAAAGTTTTAGGAAATGGGAGTCCTGCTTTTGTACTCAAGAAATATAAACATCAACtgtagtagcctgaccaggttgtggcgcagtgaTAGAAcaatgacctgggatgctgaggacccagatttgaaaccccaaggtcgcctgtttgagtgcaggctcatcaacatgaacccatggtctctgacgtgagcctaaaggttgctggcttgatgtccaaggtctctggcttagctcaaggttgctagcatgagcaagggatcactggcttggctggagcctcccccccactcatctttcctccacccttgtcaagacatatatgagaagtaatcactgaatagctaaagtgccacaactacaagttgatgcttctctctctgtctcttgattaaaaaaaaaatcaacaacagtaACATTGCATACTGATGCAAAGAAcactcagaaacaaacaaacagaaaatgtttgatttttctatttccctgaGAAGTATATGTGTGGTTTCCTGTTACCTGCAAGGGATAGTGCTTCTCTCAAAGGAAAAGTTACCTAGCACTGGTCAGCTGCAATGGAAGAGAGTTGCAgaaataaagcatattttaaatttatttaaattttattaaaaattcaaccAGAACCTTGCTTATCCACTTTTCTGTGATTTTACAGATTGGAAGCTATTGTTTGGCAAACACTGCCTAGAACTTCAGAGAATGACATCTGCGTATATTATTGGAAAGGATGAGAAAATTGGAGACGATCTTACTTATACCTAAATAATTTTAGATTGAGTTAAACATGCTCCATAATTTAAGTTATGTTTCTTCTTTGGAATCACAgaataaaataataggaaaatggTTTTTGATTATGGTTCAGATATTATAGACAGtattattttatgattaaattttcacataaaattaaagccgcatacttttctttctccttagacttgtgtgagagacagagccaTTCTTTCTATCCTGGCTGTTAGGAACATCAGCAAAGAAGTAGCTGAAAAGGCTGTCGATGAAGTTTTTGAATCTTGTTTCAATGACCATGAACCTTTTGGAAGGATCCCACATAACAAGACTTATGCAAGATATGCTCATAGAGACTTTCAAAACCGTGATCGATATTACTCAAATATATGAAGACAATGACATTTTATGTTATAGAGCTTCAGTGATCAAGGAGAAAATATGGTTCTCAAGTGCACAAACCTATAAAACATAAACAATCAAATAcagataaaacatatatatatatttttgttttatgcatgatttcatacattggtggaacataaaaacgagactaagagacatggacaggagtgtggtggttaccaggggtggggggagggaggatgcaggaggaaggagggagagagttagggggagagggaggggcacagagaaaactagatagagggtgacggaggacaatctgactctgggcgaggggtatgcaacataatttaatgacaagataacctagacatgttttctttgaatatatgtaccctgatttattaatgtcatcccattaacattaataaaaatttatttaaaaaaagcacacatttttacttaaaaacacacacacacaaaaataaatacagataaaaCAGAAGATTCTGATTTTAGCATATGATTGAAAAAGTGACTGGTGAAAACTGAAACTCCAAGGCAAAAAATTGTATCTTTATAGCTAACCATTGGTAAATAAggcaaataaattacatttttatattttctacattgtacttgtattttttattattgtgattttatttttattacatatgaTTATTTTAGATTTGATTAAGAAACCTGTGAAGTGATATCCTTGTATGATGTTAGGCAACCACTGTTGGTATTTACATTAAGTGGAAAGAAAATGTACCATTCTCATTATAGGAAATTTATTGAGATGTTTGATTAAAACATATAAGGAATGAAAGTTGGAAATAATTCATTCAGTGATCAATGTTTTTCCACTTCCTGTTCTTCTTTCaacatgtaccatatttcccatgtataagacgcacaatTTTCCaagaaatttggggtctaaaactgggtgcgtcatacagtggttgtagattttttttaacttgtatttcccgcttttttgcgcttgtttttatgctcattgttgaagacagtgattcatcatcagatacagatgaggacaagctaatggatgggagttttgacagtgatgaggagttgtatgaattttatgatgaataaaacttgagttcaataactttatgtgatacatttttttttcaaattttgggcccccaaattaaaggtgtgtcttatacatggggaaatacagtatgagACTATTAGGCTTAATTTTTTGGAAACAGTCTtaattagaatttttctttttttttttttttttttttttttttttttagtaaaggccagtgcagcttgaccaggtggtggcacagtgggtaaagtgtcagctTGGGACAGTGAGATCCCAGGTGAAACCCCCAAtttcctggcttgagcgtgggctcaccagtttgagctgcATCTTCCAGCTGTCCCAGCAAATATGTCTTGGCCTACCTTACCTAGACAAAATCGCACTGACAGAATCTGTCCGATGGAAATAATTTGGACTTCTGGAGTCTACTGAAGGCTTGCAACTTCCAGGGAGAGGCTTAGGTAATAAATTGCAGCGAATTTTGGTCAATTCCTGCTCTTAGTGCAGTAGTAGCTACCCAATTCCCACCACTGTGCCTGTGGCAGGCAGCCGTACATGTTTTCTCAGAGCTGCTTGTATAGAGACTGGGAGTCAGTGGGGCAGAAAGCCCCCTGTCCTCCATATATTTGGGGTCTGCTATGATTGCTGATTGCTGTTTCTTTTCACAGAGGTTCAGACAAAGATGGTGACATTGTTGTACCACCTCCCATATTTGCAAACTTTCTCAGCTGGCTGAAGTGGCCTCCAGGGTATTTAAAGAGCTGAGGCTGTttttcctattcattttttattttttccccttttgggaGCCAGGCATTGAAGACCAGAACATTAAAACACAATGGCACATACAAGGGAAGTTAGAAAGTCACTATGGCCTGACCAAGAAgtagcggtgcagtggatagagtattggcctgggatgctgaggacccaggatcaaaacctcaaggttacaggcttcagtgtgggctcatccggcttgagcgtgagattgcaggcttgagtgtggtatagacatgatcccatggccgctggcttgagcccaaaggtcactggcttgaagcccaaggtcactggcttgagcaaaaagtcactggctcagctggaaccccccagtcaaggcacatatgaaaaagtaatcaatgaacaactaagaagctgcaactatgagttggtgcttctcatttctctccttgtctgtccccgtttctctctctctctctattaaaaaaaaaaaaaagtcactatgtATGCCCAGGGGAAGGTGCAGGCTCAGAAAAGACCCAAGAAGACCTTAGGTTTATACTTAAGACAGATCCTTGGCACAAAGACAGcctataacaaaaacaaaaccttcacCAAACACCTCCCccaaaccaaaaacaacaacaaaaaacccccaaactcaAAACAACAAACCCTACGAACGAGGATGAATCTGATTTTTGAAGCTACCTCATTGTTACATTCAAGTGTTCAGTTTTCATAAAAAAATCTCACAAGTCATACAAAGGATACACAAGGCTACATAAGAATGTATGGcccattcaaaggaaaaaaataaactggcAAACTCTTTGGAAAAGACCTTATGGTAGTTATAgtagataaataatttaaaacaattgtcTTAAAGATGCTGAAAGAACTAAAGTAAGATATGGAGAAAGTCAAGAAACAATgtatgaagccctggccagttggttcagtggtagaacatctgtCCACCGTGTGgttgtcctaggtttgattcccagtcatggacacaggagaagtgcccatgggcttctcctctctctcttccccctcctgcagctatggctcaattggagcgagttggctctgggcactgagggtggctccatggcctctgcctcaggcactaagagcttggttgctgagcaatagcccagacaggcagagcatcaccccctagtgggcttgctgggtagatccccgttggggtgcatgtgggagtctgtctatatgcctcccttcctctcactgaataatttaaaaaaataacaaaaaacaatgtatgaacaaaatggaaataccAACCGATAGATGACttaaaaagaaaccagaaagaaATTCTGGAGCTGGAAAGTATAATAACAACTGAAAAATCTACTCAGGGATTCAAATGCGgatttggttctttttaaaaaattttattaattttagaaagagagaaagagagagagagagaggttcagTGGAACCAAAAATTGGTTCTCTGAACAAAtcaacaaattttacaaacttttaACTAGATggagtaagaaaaaaagagatctcaaaatactaaaattagaaatgaaagtggggaCGTTACTACTGATTCAGCAAAAATAGAAAGGATTATAAGAGGGTACTGTGTACTGCATCCACAAATTGGATCacctagatgaaataaaaaagtcCCTAGAAACACAGAACTTACCAACACCAAACCATGAGGAATTAGAAAATATGGTTAGACCTATAACAAGTAAGGAGATTAAATTAGTAATCAAAAATCTGATGAAGAAAATCCCTACcttcattagtgaattctaccaaacatttaaagaagaactaatatcAATCCttctcaaaatttttgaaaaaattgaaGAGGGTATACtaccaactcattttatgaggccagaatTATTCCGATATAAAAGCCAGAAAATGACACTAcaagaaaaatacagaccaatatcccttatgaacattgttaaaaaaatcctcaagaaataatAGCAATCCAAATTCAGGAGCATATCAAAAGGGTTATACAACAtgaccaagtaggatttatttctcaactgcaaggatggttcaacaactGAAAACTGATTAGTGTAACATACTATATTAACAATAAAGGGAAAAGACCACATGGTCATTTCAATCAATCCGGAAAAAATGTTTGATGAAATTCAATACCCTTTcttgataaaaatacaaaacaagctagaactagAAGAAaactatctctttcttttttttaaacagagagagagagagagagagagtcagagagagggatagaaagggacagacaggaacggagagatgagaggcattaatcattagttttttgttgcgacatcttagttattcattgattgctttctcatatgtgccttgactggggggctacagcagaccgagtaaccccttgcttgagccagcgaccttgggtccaagctggtgagctttgctcaaaccagatgagcccatgctcaagctggcaacctcggggtcttgaacctgggtcctctgcatcccagtccaatgccctatccactgtgccaccacctggtcaggcagaaaaaatcCACActgaacatcatactcaatgtgaaAAACTGAACACTTTCCTCCTATGGTTAGGAACAAGGCAAGAATGCCTGCTTTGCCACTTTTATCCAATTTGTCACTGTAAGCCCTAGCTAAAACAatagtcaagaaaaagaaataaaaggcacccaaattggaaaggaagaaataaaagtatttctgTTGGCAGATGATGTGATCTCAAATGTAGAAAACTCtgaagattacacacacacacacacacacaaactgttaGAATAAATTCAGCGAAGTAGCAGTATACAAgtcaacacacaaaaatcaatggtatttctttattttgttcttgagagagagaggggcacagtgagagagagagagaggtagggagagagagaggaagggagagagagacggagagataggaacattgagctgtacgtgtcctgactgggaatcgaactggcaacctttgtgctctgaaacgatactccaaccaactgagctatccggccagggcttaatttttattgatttttagagggacagagagaggataagggagagaggggaggggaaagggaagtatttgttGTTCAGTCGTGCagtctttggttgcttcccatgtgagccctgaccagggatcgaatctgCACCCTTGTTGTTTTGGCACaccactcttaactgactgagccagctggccagggccaatcagtggtatttctatacactaaaaaTAAGTGCTCTGTAaagggaattaaaaaattattctatttactatagcataaacaaatatttaagaattaacTTACCCAagcaggtaaaagacttgtacaatAAAAACTACAAATCATTGCTGAAATACAttaaaggaaacaaataaataaaaatgcattccATGTTCATTAATTGGAACACTTAATATTAAGATGTCAATACTACTCAAAGTGATCTACAgcttcagtgcaattcctatcaaaattccaaaattccaatgactatttttgttcttgcagaaacagaaaaacccatCTTAAAATGCATGTGGAACTTCAAGAGACTCTGAGTAGTCAAACTaatcttggggtgggggtggggaaaccACAAAGCTGGAGG
The DNA window shown above is from Saccopteryx bilineata isolate mSacBil1 chromosome 2, mSacBil1_pri_phased_curated, whole genome shotgun sequence and carries:
- the ATP23 gene encoding mitochondrial inner membrane protease ATP23 homolog isoform X3 — translated: MKHSGCAVDRERHFSCEDCNGNVSGGFDASMSQIVLCQNNIGNQAHMNRVVTHELIHTFDHCRAHIDWFTNVKHLACSEVRAANLSGDCSLVNEIFRLRFGLKQHYQTCVRDRAILSILAVRNISKEVAEKAVDEVFESCFNDHEPFGRIPHNKTYARYAHRDFQNRDRYYSNI
- the ATP23 gene encoding mitochondrial inner membrane protease ATP23 homolog isoform X5; its protein translation is MNRVVTHELIHTFDHCRAHIDWFTNVKHLACSEVRAANLSGDCSLVNEIFRLRFGLKQHYQTCVRDRAILSILAVRNISKEVAEKAVDEVFESCFNDHEPFGRIPHNKTYARYAHRDFQNRDRYYSNI
- the ATP23 gene encoding mitochondrial inner membrane protease ATP23 homolog isoform X4; translation: MSQIVLCQNNIGNQAHMNRVVTHELIHTFDHCRAHIDWFTNVKHLACSEVRAANLSGDCSLVNEIFRLRFGLKQHYQTCVRDRAILSILAVRNISKEVAEKAVDEVFESCFNDHEPFGRIPHNKTYARYAHRDFQNRDRYYSNI